The region TAGCAAAATATAATCTCCTAAAGTTTCTATTTGAATAATTGTTCCCGGATTGGCATATACATCAAATAAAGCAGCAGACACCGGTTCCCCAAAATTTAGTTCCACAATATCGCCATTTACAGTGCGTAGGTCGTCGTAACTTACAGTCACATTCCCACCAGCACTCCCGGCGGTAAACGAACCAAAATTAAGGTTTCTGGAAGTTCTTACTTCAACCTCTATTGGGATAGGCGGATCTTCCTGGGCCTTAATTTCAAATACAGAAAACATAAGCAATAACAACAAAAATGTGTTCTTGTATAAGCGTCTATTTTGCATAGTTCTCGTTTATTTTTTTATTAATACTTTTTTACCGTATTGGGCTTTACCTACCTGGAGATTAATAATATAAACCCCTTCACTGGTGATGCCTTCAAAAATAACCTGGTCTTTGCTGCCTGCTTCCTTTATTTGCAGGATTTGCCCTGTCATGGTACTGGCCCTTAAAATTCCTTCCTGGTTTTCTTCTAAATTCATTTTTACAACCACATTTCCATCTTCAACTTCAACATCAAAAGGTTCGTTAAATGCGATAGCAGGACTCGTCACTTTTTCTTCAGAAAACATTAATTCAAACCTGGAATTATGGGTTCCCGCTTGAATATTGAATGTATATTTAGGATTATTTCTTAGGTTTTGACCTTTACCTTTTTCGTGGTCTATTAAATAAATATTGAAATTTGAATTCAAATTTTCTACCGATGCAAGGTTGATCTTCATTTCCCCATTTTGATCGGCTTTAATACCAAGTGGAATTTTTTTATAGCTTCGTGATTCTGGGAAAGGAATTGCGTTAATGGCCAGTTCCTTTTTAGTTTCGGTTAGGTTATAAAAGCTAGGTACGGCGGGATCGGTATTCATCAATTTATGCGCATCCATTTCCTTTTCAAAATTTGGAGTGGCATAAGATGAAAAATAGATCACCATGGGATCCTGACGCTGAGATGTATTAAACCCGGCCTCCAATCTAATTAAAGGTTTCAGAACCTCCTGTGTTCTTAAAAACTCCTGGTCAAAATCGTTTATACGTACATTGTTGTCCATTCCAAAGCTACCAGTTACTAAATCCTGGGTGTCAGAATCACTTACCTTAATAAAAAAGCCCTGCATAGAAGGAATAATATTAGAAGATCTTCCATCACTTGTAGATACTTGATTTACATAAGCGGAATAGGTACCGGTATACTGACTATCATCTCCTGCGGTAAAAAAATAAATTCCATCGTCAATATTAGTTTTAGTCCAACCCGAGTTTGCATTCCAATCTATAGGAGAGGGGTATGGGTTACCTACTAAGTGAAAACCTTTGGTATATTCGCGATGATTATTTTCTAACTGACGAGCAGGAATTACTCCGTTGTTTACTTCACCTGTTAATTCTATAGTTTGGGAAGCGGTGGTGTTGCCAAAATTAAGGGCATAACCTTCAGCTGTATTTAAACTATTAGTAGTATTGGTATATACTTCCCAGCCGGTAGCATCGCGAACAATCTCATTTATATTAATATTGCGATCTTCATTATAGCGATAAAAGTTTGGAAATCCTGTTTCCGGATTTTCAAAATCCATATATGGAGCAAAATCACCTACTACTGAATTTTGAAATGGAGAACTAAAATATTTATAGCCAAAAGCTTTATCCAGATAACGTTGCATGCTCACCAGGCCAATAACTTCTCCATTTCCTGCGCCACTTATTAGCGCAGTTTGATTTTCATCAGAAATTAAGGTTAATTCATTTCCGGTATCGAAATTTCCATTTTCAATCTTTAGCGTACCGGTAACTTCAATTATTGCTTCTGAAATTACTCCTGAAGTATTATCAATTCTTAAATTCCGAATGCGATTATTCTGAAAAGCCGCATCAGGAATTATTTGAGCTGAAGCAGCCTGGAAAGAAATACTTCCGGCTTCGGTATTTAAAATCCCGTTGTTTAACAAATTACCGGCAATCTGTAACCAATTATCGCTAACTGTTACACTTGCTCCGTTTTCAATGCTTAGATTTTTAGTGAGGGCATTTGCTCCAGTATTAATTAATGGATAATTATTTGATGCTAAATTTTCAGGAATCAAAGCATCGGTTTCCAGGGTAGGTAAAGTGTTACAGCTCCAGTTATTGGCATTATTCCAGTTGGTATTTTCAGTGCCGGTCCAGGTATTTTCCTGTATCACATTAATCGTAAACGTATAAGTTTCATTATTAACACATCCATTCGCATCTTCCACACCAGTAATATTTATAGTTGTGTTTGCAGTAGGACTTAAGGCATAGGAAAGAGAGGGTGATGTAGATGATATTGAAAAAGCCGCACCGTCCATTGTTCCACGCACCGTCCACGGACCTGTTCCTGTAAGATTGCCTGTTAAATAGGCTGTTTCTCCTATACAAATGCTACTATCACCATTAATAGCGGTGATTGTAGGAAGTGGGTTTACTGATATTTCCACAACATTTGATGAAATCTCCGTGCAAGTGGTAGAACTTACTGTTCTTCTAAACCATGTAGACTGCGAAAGAATTCCCGGGTCATAATTCTGAGTATTATTTGTTCCTTCGGCAGGATTAAAACCGTTATCCGCACCTGTTGTACTACTTTCCCATAGATAAGAAAAATTTCCATCTCCTCCCGAGGGGACGGTACCGGTAATTATTCCGGGATTAGTGTCGGTACAAATTGACTGCAATGTGTTAGAACCATTTGCAAGACTAATGTTATTTTCAGAAAGAGGAGAAAGAACGGTTACCTCTATAACATTCGAAACCGCATCGCTACAATTATTACTTGCAGTTCTTCTAAACCAGGTAGTCTGGGATACCGATGCCGGAGCGTAGTCTTTAGAATTATTTGTTCCCTGTGCAGGTGTAAAACCACCTGTAGATCCCTGAGTGCTGGATTCCCATAAATATTCAACCGCACTGCCGGTAGCTTCTGAACCTGATAATATTTCAGGGGTACCGGCCCCACATAGGCTCTGATCTCCAGTTACTGTATTATTTGTAACATCTGAAGGAACACTTACTGTTACTGAGCTAACCTCATTATTGGTACATCCGTTTGAATCGGTGACACTCGTTATGCTATAAGTAGTAGTTTCAGTTGGATAATCAGTTACTGAAAAAGGACTTTGCTGCACCTGAAAAGAAGTGGGACCTGATCCATAGCTTCCAGTTACTGTCCAGGGTCCTGCTCCTGTGAGAGTTGCAGATAGTACAGCGGCCTCCCCCTGGCAAACCGTTGTTGGCCCACTCAAAGTTCCAGTAGGTAAAGGATTAACAGGAATTTCAATAGTATTGGAACTATAAGGTTCACAATTGTCTGTAAGAATATTTCTTCTAAACCAGGTTGTTTGTTCTAATGGGCCAGGATTATAATCTTGAAGTTCATTTCTCCCTGGAGCTTCAGAAAAACCTGATTCAGGTCCTGTGTTACTTATTTGCCAGGAATAAATAAAATCTCCACCCATACTTTCCGGAGTGCTCCCTGAAATAGTACCGGGATCATCACCGCTACATAAGGTACCCATAGGTTCTGCGTAAGTTGCCTGTACATACAGTCTTTTTCCGACCCCGCTACAGGGATCTCCAAAAACCGTATTGGTAGCCGGAATTGTTGCAGAATTATTGCCTAGAAGGTATCCTTCTACCACTGTTTGGCTATTTGTGGCATGGCAGGTACCCAGAGTGAAGTTTTCACAGGTACCGTCGGGCGTTCCATAACTTGCAAAATCTACCGAAGTAAAAACAGTACCTTCAGGAGCCGATATGTTTAAATTACCATTTTCATTTACCGTAGCACACACAGTTCCTGTTTCTCTAAAAATAATTTCATTATTCGAAATCTGGGAATTTACTTCCAGGGTGGCCGGATTGGATTCGTGGGTAACTTCATAAGGACTTACTCCTGTATTATTACTGCTTGAAAAATTAACATTTCTAAATATATAATAGGTGCCGGGTGTATTAAAAGGAGCCGAGGAAATGTTAGGAGTGAATGATGCAGAAGTAGCACCGCTTATATTTGTGCGGGTTCCATCCATACTTGTACTATAGGTCCACTGGTAGCCAGTACCAACTGGGTTTATTCCTGAGGGGAGTGTGCCAAAGGAATCTCCTGTAATAGATGCTGTATTATCTCCTGTGCAATAGTTTTGAGTAATATTTCCTTCTAATTCATTTTCCATGATTTGAAGCAGGTTATTAAAGCTAACCCTATTGCCTCCATAGCTTTCATAAAATTCATATTCGAGATCACTGTTTCCGTTCAAGCTGAATAAAACCCGGGGACGTATGCTATGGGCTTGATCGACCCAGTTATTAAACACTAAGTTACCATCAACCTGTAATCGTGTACCGTCATCAGACCCCATGTCTACGACATATATACCATTTCTGGTGGAATTCATTTTGTACCGAACAGAAAAGGTTTCTGTTTGAACAGATCCACCTGCTACCATCTCAAAACATACTGCGTCCCCTCCAAAATTACGATCAAAGGTTTCAGGCTCATTATAATGACCAATATAGGTATCGAAATTAGTACCCTCATAAACATGCCCTATCCAGGTATCGTTTCCATAGTTATTTTGATAATCTATGTCAATAGGCTCACGGAAACCACAAGTCCCGCCCACAGTTAAAACAGCTTCATCTGATAATGAACTACATCCGGAATTATTAGTTACTCTCAATCTGAATTTATAATTTGACTGCCACTGCTGCACATTATTTAGTGTCAATTGTGTAGTTCCTGTTCCGCTGTAAGTTCCGTCATCATAAATATCATACCAGCCGCCACCATTATTAGCCTGCCAGCGATAACTCAAACCCATACCTGTTGCAGAAGATTGAAATGAAACATTAGAACCTGAATTAACCGCCTGATTAGAAGGTTGACTAGTAATCACCGGAACATCATTAACTGTAAGCGTAGAAGAAGCAGCATAAAGAGCACAACCATTTCTGCTTACTTTGACCCGATAGAAATTAGTATTCATTGCAGAGGTTGCATTTATAATATCAAGTCTGGCCTGGTTTACATTTTGGTGATTGTCATCATTAACTAAGGTGCTCCAGGTATTACCTCCATCCTCACTAAGCTCCCATTGGAAATTGGTTTCTGAAGATTGGGTTTCAAAATAGGTATTTTGTCCACTGCATACATTGGCATTAGGAGCCTGGTTTACATATCCGGGGGAATCGATATATTGAAGTAGTGCCGAATCGGAATAGGCCGTCATACCTGATCCATCGGTAATTTTTAGCCTGAATCTTTTATCATGTAACCATGAAGCTCCATTTACGGTGAGAACAGGTGAATTTGTACCTGTAAAATCAGTGCCGTCAATATCATAGAAATTAGTACTTGTTCCTCCATCATTGCGCTGCCATTTGTAGGTTAAATTTTGCCCATCAACATCTACAGAAAAAGTAGAAGGCGAACCGGCGCAAACAGTTTGGTCAGTTGGCTGTTGTGTTATGGTAAATCCGCTACCAACTGTAAGAGTTGCTGCATTGGATTTATTCCTGGCCAGATAAGTACTGGAGAGCCTGTTGTTGGTGCTGGAGAGGGTAGCAATACGATATATATAATAGGTGCCGGCAGTAGTAAAAGGACCTGAAGTGGTGGAAGGTGTGTAGGTTGCTCCTGTTGCTCCGGTAATATTAGTTAGTGCTCCACCTTGCGTGGTAATGTAAGCCCATTGATAACCTGTTCCTGTTCTAGAAATTCCTGTAGGGAGCGTGGATGCATATGTTTCATAAGTATCCCCGCTTATTGACTGGCCTGTATTCCCTATTGGAATACTTTGGCCAGTATTTTGAGTTAAAGTATTTTCAATAATTGGTGTGGTACCACCGCTAATACCTATCCGGTTCCCACCACCATTTTCATAATAATCCAGTACCAGCTTACTATTCCCAGTAAGATTAACCAAAATATTCGCATCTACTGCATAACCGCGATCACCCCAGTAATTGTAAACCAGGTTATTGTCTATACTTAATCTACTTCCGTCATCAGATCCTATGGAGACAGTATACAATCCCTTTTGTGTACTATTCATCCTGTAACGTACCGAGAAGGTTTCAGTATAAATAGAAATGGGACTTGAGTTAGCCCGAATAGAAAAACAATTGGTATTTCCGCCAAAAGCCTGATCAAATAGGACGGGTTCAGTATAGTTTCCTACGTAATTTGTAAAATTGCCATTATAGGCTACGCCCTGGTTTGTACCATTATACACATGCCCAATCCAGGAGTCGTTCCCGGCAGTTGTCTGGCTGCTATTTGCAACACTTCCACCTACTGTGGTACTCATCGGATTACTGGAACATCCATTCACAGTGGCAACCACGGTATAAACACCAGCCATTGCAGTCGTAGCATTTGTACGTGCAGGATTTTGTGCAGTAGAAGTGTAACCGTTGGGTCCCGTCCATTGGTAGGTAGCTCCTGTAATTGAAGAAGCACTTAGTTGCAAAGTTCCTCCAACGCAAATAGGGCCATTATTAGACACAGTTGGATTGGAGGGAGTGGCATTTATTCTGAAAAGAGCAGAATCATATGGAGAAACAGTATTTGGTGAAGAGGAACCTACCCAAATTACATAATTAGAATTTGTAGCATAATTGGATGGAATTGGAACAGTTTCATTAATAATGGCACTTGCATATTGATTATAGGAAGGTGCTGTTGAAGAAGTGAAAGAATATATCACAGTATTTATACTGGAATACTCACCATTTATTCTAGTAGATAGGTAAACGTCATAATTTGTAC is a window of Salegentibacter salegens DNA encoding:
- a CDS encoding DUF4402 domain-containing protein, with amino-acid sequence MQNRRLYKNTFLLLLLMFSVFEIKAQEDPPIPIEVEVRTSRNLNFGSFTAGSAGGNVTVSYDDLRTVNGDIVELNFGEPVSAALFDVYANPGTIIQIETLGDYILLNQDTGAEITLTINSFSTGQRTFVTQAASAQTPNEVFIGGTLTIPPDNSGTLPGTYFGNFTLNFIHQ